A section of the Mycolicibacterium anyangense genome encodes:
- a CDS encoding TIGR03668 family PPOX class F420-dependent oxidoreductase, producing MTSGFASAPVARLATVTPEGLPHMVPIVFAADGDILYTAVDGKPKSTNRLRRLANIAANPSVSVLVDHYADDWSQLWWVRADGVATVLSDGGEFLHAVALLRAKYPQYKSVSLDGPVIRIAVTRWTSWPS from the coding sequence GTGACTTCGGGATTCGCGTCCGCACCCGTCGCACGGCTGGCCACGGTAACCCCGGAAGGCCTGCCGCACATGGTGCCGATCGTATTCGCCGCCGACGGCGACATCCTCTACACCGCTGTCGACGGCAAGCCCAAGTCGACCAACCGATTGCGGCGGCTGGCCAACATCGCGGCGAACCCGTCGGTCAGTGTGCTGGTCGACCACTACGCCGACGACTGGTCCCAGCTGTGGTGGGTGCGGGCCGACGGGGTGGCGACGGTGCTGTCCGACGGCGGCGAGTTCCTGCATGCGGTGGCGCTGTTGCGAGCGAAATACCCCCAATACAAGTCGGTTTCACTGGACGGTCCGGTGATCCGGATCGCCGTGACGCGGTGGACGTCCTGGCCATCGTGA